One stretch of Centroberyx gerrardi isolate f3 chromosome 13, fCenGer3.hap1.cur.20231027, whole genome shotgun sequence DNA includes these proteins:
- the LOC139924366 gene encoding choline transporter-like protein 5-A: MAEIADSIINLTSREPHKFDPSFRGPVRRRSCTDVLCCLIFIIVILAYVALGIVAWLHGDPRKVLHPTDSYGQFCGQKETPNANKPILFYFNILKCANPAVLINLQCPTTQMCVVKCPDRFATYSDMQLQHKLSKSYWEYYRQFCKPGFNNPDKPVSQVLRDEDCPSMIVPSRPFLKRCLPDFITLNGTVTVANRTRFKDALDTARSVTELQDAANGITGLVDTKELGMKIVEDYAKSWAWIVIGLLISLAVSLVFILLLRFTAGLLLWFTIISVILLLAYGMWYCSMELSQLRERPGSDVTIIDVGLHTDLQVYLQLRQTWIVFLVSLGATEASILLMLIFLRRRVQVAIALLREASKAIGYIMSTLFYPVITFFLLAVCISYWAVTAVFLASSNEAVYKVMSPEVNCPYANSTCNPETFNRTNISKAASCLGSQCTFAFYGGETPYHRYLFCLQLSNLLVFFWLVNFSLALEQCTLAGAFASYYWARRKPQDIPPCPLFSSFSRAIRYHTGSLAFGALILSVVQLVRVILEYLEQKLRGADNMVARFILCCLKCCFWCLERFIRYMNRNAYIMVAIYGKNFCTSAKDAFFLLMRNVVKVAVVDRVTDFLLFLGKVLIAGGVGVVAFFFFTRKIPVIQEEVPILNYYWVPLLTVVIGSYLIAHGFFSVYAMCVDTLFLCFCEDLERNDGSSERPFLMSPELHRILGKSSKSR; encoded by the exons ATGGCAGAGATTGCAGACAGCATTATCAATCTGACCTCAC GAGAGCCACACAAGTTTGATCCTTCCTTCAGAGGCCCGGTTCGCAGAAG gAGCTGTACAGATGTCTTGTGTTGTTTGATCTTCATCATCGTCATCCTCGCTTACGTCGCTCTGGGGATAGTGG cCTGGTTGCATGGGGACCCAAGGAAGGTGCTTCATCCTACAGACAGCTATGGCCAGTTCTGTGGTCAGAAGGAAACTCCCAATGC GAATAAACCCATCCTGTTCTATTTTAACATCCTGAAATGTGCCAACCCTGCTGTACTGATCAACCTACAGTGCCCTACAACTCAG ATGTGTGTGGTGAAGTGCCCAGACAGGTTTGCCACCTACAGTGATATGCAGCTGCAACACAAACTCAGCAAGAGTTATTGGGAATATTACAGACAGTTCTGTAAGCCTGGCTTCAATAACCCCGACAAG CCGGTATCTCAGGTTCTAAGAGACGAGGACTGTCCCTCTATGATTGTACCTAGTAGACCAT TCCTCAAGAGATGTCTACCAGACTTCATTACTCTGAATGGGACTGTGACTGTAGCGAACAGGACGAGGTTTAAAGACGCTTTGGACACAGCACGCAGCGTTACCGAACTCCAAGACGCTGCCAA TGGTATAACAGGGCTAGTGGACACCAAGGAGCTGGGCATGAAGATAGTAGAAGATTATGCCAAATCGTGGGCATGGATAGTCAT aggtCTGCTGATATCCTTGGCAGTCAGTCTAGTCTTCATTCTACTGCTGAGGTTCACCGCTGGGCTGCTGCTATGGTTTACCATCATCTCTGTGATATTGTTGTTGGCCTAcg GTATGTGGTACTGCTCTATGGAGCTGTCccagctcagagagagaccaggctcTGATGTCACCATCATAGACGTTGGCCTACACACCGACCTACAAGTCTATCTACAGCTGAGACAAACATGGATTGTCTTCT TGGTGTCTCTAGGAGCGACGGAAGCTTCCATCTTGTTGATGTTGATCTTCTTAAGGAGAAGAGTCCAGGTGGCTATCGCCCTGCTCAGGGAGGCCAGCAA AGCTATCGGCTACATCATGTCCACCCTCTTCTATCCGGTCATCACCTTCTTCCTGCTGGCTGTCTGCATCTCCTATTGGGCTGTTACTGCTGT TTTCCTAGCCTCCTCAAATGAGGCGGTCTACAAGGTGATGTCTCCTGAAGTGAACTGCCCCTACGCCAACAGCACCTGCAACCCTGAG actTTCAACAGGACAAACATCTCCAAAGCGGCGTCCTGCCTGGGTTCCCAGTGTACATTCGCCTTCTACGGCGGCGAGACGCCCTACCACCGCTACCTGTTCTGCCTCCAGCTGTCCAACCTGCTGGTGTTCTTCTGGCTGGTGAACTTCAGCCTGGCCCTGGAGCAGTGCACGCTGGCCGGGGCCTTCGCCAGCTACTACTGGGCCAGGAGGAAGCCTCAGGATATACCGCCCTGCCCGCTGTTTTCATCCTTCAGCAGGGCGATAAG GTACCACACAGGGTCTTTGGCATTTGGAGCTCTGATTCTGTCAGTGGTCCAACTGGTTCGAGTAATACTGGAATACCTGGAGCAGAAGCTAAGAg gTGCTGACAACATGGTGGCCAGGTTCATACTGTGCTgtctaaaatgctgtttctggtgTTTGGAGAGATTCATACGCTACATGAACCGCAACGCTTACATCATG GTGGCGATCTATGGTAAGAACTTCTGTACCTCGGCCAAAGATGCCTTCTTCCTGCTGATGAGGAATGTCGTCAA GGTTGCAGTTGTGGACAGAGTGACGGACTTTCTGTTGTTTCTGGGCAAGGTGCTGATAGCAGGAGGAGTTG GTGTGGTggcattcttcttcttcactagGAAGATCCCTGTTATCCAGGAGGAAGTGCCCATTCTCAACTACTACTGGGTCCCCCTACTG ACGGTGGTGATAGGCTCCTACCTGATCGCTCACGGTTTCTTCAGCGTCTACGCCATGTGTGTCGAcaccctcttcctctgcttct GTGAAGACTTGGAGAGGAATGACGGTAGTTCAGAAAGACCCTTCCTCATGTCCCCAGAGCTGCACAGAATTCTGGGGAAATCCAGCAAGTCACGGTGA